The following proteins come from a genomic window of Aptenodytes patagonicus chromosome W, bAptPat1.pri.cur, whole genome shotgun sequence:
- the LOC143171883 gene encoding mothers against decapentaplegic homolog 2 isoform X3, protein MSSILPFTPPVVKRLLGWKKSAGGSGGAGGGEQNGQEEKWCEKAVKSLVKKLKKTGQLDELEKAITTQNCNTKCVTIPSTCSEIWGLSTPNTIDQWDTTGLYSFSEQTRSLDGRLQVSHRKGLPHVIYCRLWRWPDLHSHHELKAIENCEYAFNLKKDEVCVNPYHYQRVETPVLPPVLVPRHTEILTELPPLDDYTHSIPENTNFPAGIEPQSNYIPETPPPGYISEDGETSDQQLNQSMDTGSPAELSPSTLSPVNHSLGRGVRLYYIGGEVFAECLSDSAIFVQSPNCNQRYGWHPATVCKIPPGCNLKIFNNQEFAALLAQSVNQGFEAVYQLTRMCTIRMSFVKGWGAEYRRQTVTSTPCWIELHLNGPLQWLDKVLTQMGSPSVRCSSMS, encoded by the exons ATGTCATCCATATTGCCATTCACTCCACCAGTTGTGAAGAGACTTCTGGGGTGGAAAAAatctgctggtggctctggaggGGCTGGTGGTGGTGAGCAGAATGGTCAGGAGGAAAAGTGGTgtgaaaaagcagtgaaaagcTTGGTCAAGAAGCTAAAGAAAACAGGACAGCTGGATGAGCTTGAGAAGGCAATTACCACTCAGAATTGCAATACAAAATGTGTGACGATACCGAG CACTTGCTCTGAAATTTGGGGACTGAGTACACCAAACACGATAGATCAGTGGGATACAACAGGCCTTTACAGCTTCTCTGAACAAACCAG ATCTCTCGATGGCCGTCTACAGGTATCTCATCGTAAAGGATTACCGCATGTTATTTACTGTCGTTTGTGGCGCTGGCCAGATCTTCACAGTCACCATGAACTTAAAGCAATTGAAAACTGTGAATATGCTTTTAATCTTAAAAAGGATGAAGTATGTGTAAACCCTTACCACTACCAGAGAGTGGAGACACCAG tcTTGCCTCCCGTACTAGTGCCACGGCACACTGAGATTCTAACGGAGCTTCCGCCCCTCGATGACTATACCCATTCCATTCCTGAAAACACTAACTTTCCAGCTGGAATTGAACCACAGAGCAATTACATACCAG aaacaCCACCTCCAGGATATATCAGTGAAGATGGAGAAACGAGTGACCAGCAGTTGAACCAAAGCATGGATACag GATCTCCAGCAGAGCTGTCTCCTAGTACTCTCTCCCCAGTTAATCATAGCTTGG GAAGAGGAGTACGTCTCTATTACATTGGCGGAGAAGTTTTTGCTGAGTGCCTAAGCGATAGTGCGATTTTTGTTCAGAGCCCCAACTGTAATCAAAGATACGGCTGGCATCCTGCAACTGTGTGTAAAATTCCACCAG gaTGCAATCTAAAAATCTTTAATAACCAAGAATTTGCTGCTCTTCTGGCTCAATCTGTGAATCAGGGTTTCGAAGCAGTTTATCAGCTTACTAGAATGTGTACCATAAGAATGAGTTTTGTTAAAGGATGGGGAGCTGAATACAG GCGGCAAACAGTAACAAGCACTCCTTGCTGGATTGAACTTCATCTGAATGGACCTCTACAATGGTTGGACAAAGTATTGACTCAGATGGGCTCCCCTTCAGTACGCTGCTCCAGCATGTCGTAA
- the LOC143171883 gene encoding mothers against decapentaplegic homolog 2 isoform X2 has translation MSSILPFTPPVVKRLLGWKKSAGGSGGAGGGEQNGQEEKWCEKAVKSLVKKLKKTGQLDELEKAITTQNCNTKCVTIPRSLDGRLQVSHRKGLPHVIYCRLWRWPDLHSHHELKAIENCEYAFNLKKDEVCVNPYHYQRVETPVLPPVLVPRHTEILTELPPLDDYTHSIPENTNFPAGIEPQSNYIPETPPPGYISEDGETSDQQLNQSMDTGSPAELSPSTLSPVNHSLDLQPVTYSEPAFWCSIAYYELNQRVGETFHASQPSLTVDGFTDPSNSERFCLGLLSNVNRNATVEMTRRHIGRGVRLYYIGGEVFAECLSDSAIFVQSPNCNQRYGWHPATVCKIPPGCNLKIFNNQEFAALLAQSVNQGFEAVYQLTRMCTIRMSFVKGWGAEYRRQTVTSTPCWIELHLNGPLQWLDKVLTQMGSPSVRCSSMS, from the exons ATGTCATCCATATTGCCATTCACTCCACCAGTTGTGAAGAGACTTCTGGGGTGGAAAAAatctgctggtggctctggaggGGCTGGTGGTGGTGAGCAGAATGGTCAGGAGGAAAAGTGGTgtgaaaaagcagtgaaaagcTTGGTCAAGAAGCTAAAGAAAACAGGACAGCTGGATGAGCTTGAGAAGGCAATTACCACTCAGAATTGCAATACAAAATGTGTGACGATACCGAG ATCTCTCGATGGCCGTCTACAGGTATCTCATCGTAAAGGATTACCGCATGTTATTTACTGTCGTTTGTGGCGCTGGCCAGATCTTCACAGTCACCATGAACTTAAAGCAATTGAAAACTGTGAATATGCTTTTAATCTTAAAAAGGATGAAGTATGTGTAAACCCTTACCACTACCAGAGAGTGGAGACACCAG tcTTGCCTCCCGTACTAGTGCCACGGCACACTGAGATTCTAACGGAGCTTCCGCCCCTCGATGACTATACCCATTCCATTCCTGAAAACACTAACTTTCCAGCTGGAATTGAACCACAGAGCAATTACATACCAG aaacaCCACCTCCAGGATATATCAGTGAAGATGGAGAAACGAGTGACCAGCAGTTGAACCAAAGCATGGATACag GATCTCCAGCAGAGCTGTCTCCTAGTACTCTCTCCCCAGTTAATCATAGCTTGG acTTGCAACCAGTTACTTACTCGGAGCCTGCGTTTTGGTGTTCAATAGCATATTATGAATTGAATCAAAGAGTGGGAGAAACCTTCCATGCATCACAGCCTTCTCTGACCGTAGATGGCTTTACAGATCCATCAAATTCAGAACGGTTTTGTCTAGGTCTGCTTTCCAATGTAAACAGAAATGCTACAGTGGAAATGACAAGGCGACACATAG GAAGAGGAGTACGTCTCTATTACATTGGCGGAGAAGTTTTTGCTGAGTGCCTAAGCGATAGTGCGATTTTTGTTCAGAGCCCCAACTGTAATCAAAGATACGGCTGGCATCCTGCAACTGTGTGTAAAATTCCACCAG gaTGCAATCTAAAAATCTTTAATAACCAAGAATTTGCTGCTCTTCTGGCTCAATCTGTGAATCAGGGTTTCGAAGCAGTTTATCAGCTTACTAGAATGTGTACCATAAGAATGAGTTTTGTTAAAGGATGGGGAGCTGAATACAG GCGGCAAACAGTAACAAGCACTCCTTGCTGGATTGAACTTCATCTGAATGGACCTCTACAATGGTTGGACAAAGTATTGACTCAGATGGGCTCCCCTTCAGTACGCTGCTCCAGCATGTCGTAA
- the LOC143171883 gene encoding mothers against decapentaplegic homolog 2 isoform X1 codes for MSSILPFTPPVVKRLLGWKKSAGGSGGAGGGEQNGQEEKWCEKAVKSLVKKLKKTGQLDELEKAITTQNCNTKCVTIPSTCSEIWGLSTPNTIDQWDTTGLYSFSEQTRSLDGRLQVSHRKGLPHVIYCRLWRWPDLHSHHELKAIENCEYAFNLKKDEVCVNPYHYQRVETPVLPPVLVPRHTEILTELPPLDDYTHSIPENTNFPAGIEPQSNYIPETPPPGYISEDGETSDQQLNQSMDTGSPAELSPSTLSPVNHSLDLQPVTYSEPAFWCSIAYYELNQRVGETFHASQPSLTVDGFTDPSNSERFCLGLLSNVNRNATVEMTRRHIGRGVRLYYIGGEVFAECLSDSAIFVQSPNCNQRYGWHPATVCKIPPGCNLKIFNNQEFAALLAQSVNQGFEAVYQLTRMCTIRMSFVKGWGAEYRRQTVTSTPCWIELHLNGPLQWLDKVLTQMGSPSVRCSSMS; via the exons ATGTCATCCATATTGCCATTCACTCCACCAGTTGTGAAGAGACTTCTGGGGTGGAAAAAatctgctggtggctctggaggGGCTGGTGGTGGTGAGCAGAATGGTCAGGAGGAAAAGTGGTgtgaaaaagcagtgaaaagcTTGGTCAAGAAGCTAAAGAAAACAGGACAGCTGGATGAGCTTGAGAAGGCAATTACCACTCAGAATTGCAATACAAAATGTGTGACGATACCGAG CACTTGCTCTGAAATTTGGGGACTGAGTACACCAAACACGATAGATCAGTGGGATACAACAGGCCTTTACAGCTTCTCTGAACAAACCAG ATCTCTCGATGGCCGTCTACAGGTATCTCATCGTAAAGGATTACCGCATGTTATTTACTGTCGTTTGTGGCGCTGGCCAGATCTTCACAGTCACCATGAACTTAAAGCAATTGAAAACTGTGAATATGCTTTTAATCTTAAAAAGGATGAAGTATGTGTAAACCCTTACCACTACCAGAGAGTGGAGACACCAG tcTTGCCTCCCGTACTAGTGCCACGGCACACTGAGATTCTAACGGAGCTTCCGCCCCTCGATGACTATACCCATTCCATTCCTGAAAACACTAACTTTCCAGCTGGAATTGAACCACAGAGCAATTACATACCAG aaacaCCACCTCCAGGATATATCAGTGAAGATGGAGAAACGAGTGACCAGCAGTTGAACCAAAGCATGGATACag GATCTCCAGCAGAGCTGTCTCCTAGTACTCTCTCCCCAGTTAATCATAGCTTGG acTTGCAACCAGTTACTTACTCGGAGCCTGCGTTTTGGTGTTCAATAGCATATTATGAATTGAATCAAAGAGTGGGAGAAACCTTCCATGCATCACAGCCTTCTCTGACCGTAGATGGCTTTACAGATCCATCAAATTCAGAACGGTTTTGTCTAGGTCTGCTTTCCAATGTAAACAGAAATGCTACAGTGGAAATGACAAGGCGACACATAG GAAGAGGAGTACGTCTCTATTACATTGGCGGAGAAGTTTTTGCTGAGTGCCTAAGCGATAGTGCGATTTTTGTTCAGAGCCCCAACTGTAATCAAAGATACGGCTGGCATCCTGCAACTGTGTGTAAAATTCCACCAG gaTGCAATCTAAAAATCTTTAATAACCAAGAATTTGCTGCTCTTCTGGCTCAATCTGTGAATCAGGGTTTCGAAGCAGTTTATCAGCTTACTAGAATGTGTACCATAAGAATGAGTTTTGTTAAAGGATGGGGAGCTGAATACAG GCGGCAAACAGTAACAAGCACTCCTTGCTGGATTGAACTTCATCTGAATGGACCTCTACAATGGTTGGACAAAGTATTGACTCAGATGGGCTCCCCTTCAGTACGCTGCTCCAGCATGTCGTAA